The following are encoded in a window of Manihot esculenta cultivar AM560-2 chromosome 8, M.esculenta_v8, whole genome shotgun sequence genomic DNA:
- the LOC110620247 gene encoding protein-S-isoprenylcysteine O-methyltransferase B isoform X1, translating into MSYFNHLLSNIQSEDSILVRHIFASFSDLYSYTACRQLSQMFLAIIFFHISEYILAVAIHGKSNVTLKSLLISKNYLLAMIFSLLEYFVEISLFPALKEYWWVSNLGLALVLIGELIRKMAIITAGQSFTHLIKIYHEEHHKLITHGIYRFVRHPGYAGFFIWSVSTQIMLCNPISTIGFAVVVWRFFAERIPYEEYFLRHFFGSQYEEYAQRTPSGVPFVK; encoded by the exons ATGTCATATTTTAATCACCTTTTAAGCAATATCCAAAGTGAAGATTCAATATTAGTGAGACAtatttttgcttctttttcag ATTTATACAGTTACACAGCCTGCAGACAATTATCTCAGATGTTTTTGGCCATTATCTTCTTTCATATTTCTGAATACATTCTAGCAGTTGCCATTCATGGGAAATCAAATGTTACACTCAAGTCACTTTTGATCAGCAAGAATTACCTGCTGGCAATGATATTTTCATTGCTTGAATACTTTGTCGAAATTTCATTGTTTCCTGCATTAAAGGAATATTGGTGGGTTAGTAACTTGGGCCTTGCACTTGTCTTAATTGGGGAACTTATTCGAAAAATGGCAATTATAACAGCTGGGCAGTCCTTCACGCATCTTATCAAGATTTATCATGAAGAGCATCACAAGCTAATTACTCATGGGATCTATAGATTTGTTCGTCATCCAGGATATGCTGGTTTCTTCATATGGTCAGTTAGCACTCAGATAATGCTGTGTAATCCCATATCAACCATTGGATTTGCAGTTGTTGTCTGGCGCTTCTTTGCAGAGAGGATACCATACGAAGAGTATTTCTTGAGACATTTTTTTGGGTCTCAGTATGAGGAATATGCTCAGCGAACTCCTTCTGGGGTTCCATTTGTCAAGTGA
- the LOC110620247 gene encoding protein-S-isoprenylcysteine O-methyltransferase B isoform X2: MTDLYSYTACRQLSQMFLAIIFFHISEYILAVAIHGKSNVTLKSLLISKNYLLAMIFSLLEYFVEISLFPALKEYWWVSNLGLALVLIGELIRKMAIITAGQSFTHLIKIYHEEHHKLITHGIYRFVRHPGYAGFFIWSVSTQIMLCNPISTIGFAVVVWRFFAERIPYEEYFLRHFFGSQYEEYAQRTPSGVPFVK; this comes from the coding sequence ATGACAGATTTATACAGTTACACAGCCTGCAGACAATTATCTCAGATGTTTTTGGCCATTATCTTCTTTCATATTTCTGAATACATTCTAGCAGTTGCCATTCATGGGAAATCAAATGTTACACTCAAGTCACTTTTGATCAGCAAGAATTACCTGCTGGCAATGATATTTTCATTGCTTGAATACTTTGTCGAAATTTCATTGTTTCCTGCATTAAAGGAATATTGGTGGGTTAGTAACTTGGGCCTTGCACTTGTCTTAATTGGGGAACTTATTCGAAAAATGGCAATTATAACAGCTGGGCAGTCCTTCACGCATCTTATCAAGATTTATCATGAAGAGCATCACAAGCTAATTACTCATGGGATCTATAGATTTGTTCGTCATCCAGGATATGCTGGTTTCTTCATATGGTCAGTTAGCACTCAGATAATGCTGTGTAATCCCATATCAACCATTGGATTTGCAGTTGTTGTCTGGCGCTTCTTTGCAGAGAGGATACCATACGAAGAGTATTTCTTGAGACATTTTTTTGGGTCTCAGTATGAGGAATATGCTCAGCGAACTCCTTCTGGGGTTCCATTTGTCAAGTGA